A genomic region of Nitrosomonas ureae contains the following coding sequences:
- a CDS encoding fructosamine kinase family protein translates to MQAWHEINRQISVATDSFFEVKEAYSIGGGCINKAYCIADGKQRYFAKLNTSGNLAMFEAETAGLLEICQSRTVRVPVPICSGQDAHATWLILEYLDINNGKCGKASDLGQQLAAMHRTTCNQFGWIRDNTIGKNPQINTTSSNWVEFWRMHRLGSQLELAKNNGFNGKLQEFGEQLLVNLEKLLPDTSPLPSLLHGDLWGGNYAYDKTGEPVLFDPAVYYGDRETDIAMTELFGGFPADFYSAYRCDYPLDSGYNIRKVVYNLYHVLNHLNLFGGGYYYQAEQMISNLLAEIR, encoded by the coding sequence ATGCAAGCATGGCATGAAATCAACAGACAAATTTCTGTTGCCACGGATAGTTTCTTCGAGGTTAAAGAGGCCTATTCCATCGGTGGAGGTTGTATCAACAAGGCTTATTGTATTGCAGACGGAAAACAACGTTACTTTGCCAAATTAAATACCTCTGGAAATTTGGCCATGTTTGAGGCCGAAACTGCTGGTCTCCTGGAAATTTGCCAATCACGCACTGTGCGTGTTCCCGTACCGATTTGTTCCGGACAAGACGCTCATGCAACATGGCTCATTCTGGAATATCTCGATATCAATAATGGAAAATGCGGCAAAGCATCCGATCTGGGTCAACAACTTGCTGCTATGCATCGTACGACTTGTAATCAATTTGGTTGGATTCGCGACAATACCATTGGGAAAAATCCACAAATCAACACAACCTCCTCAAATTGGGTCGAATTCTGGCGCATGCATCGTTTAGGCAGTCAACTCGAGCTGGCTAAAAACAATGGATTTAATGGAAAGCTGCAAGAGTTTGGAGAACAATTACTGGTGAATCTGGAGAAGCTTCTTCCAGACACTTCGCCATTACCTTCATTATTGCACGGCGATCTCTGGGGTGGTAATTATGCTTATGATAAGACCGGAGAGCCGGTGTTATTTGATCCTGCAGTGTATTACGGCGATCGAGAAACTGATATTGCCATGACCGAACTTTTCGGTGGGTTCCCGGCTGATTTTTATTCTGCTTACCGCTGTGACTATCCTCTGGATTCCGGTTATAATATCAGGAAAGTAGTTTATAATCTGTATCATGTTCTTAATCATCTAAACCTGTTTGGCGGCGGCTATTACTATCAAGCCGAACAAATGATAAGTAACTTGCTTGCAGAAATTCGCTGA
- a CDS encoding CTP synthase yields the protein MTKYVFVTGGVVSSLGKGIAAASLAALLESRGLKVTMLKLDPYINVDPGTMSPFQHGEVFVTEDGAETDLDLGHYERFITTRMTRHNNFTTGQIYESVIRKERRGDYLGGTVQVIPHITDEIKRYIQAGVGDAQIAIIEIGGTVGDIESLPFLEAIRQMAVQNPRLDTCFIHLTLLPYIGSAGELKTKPTQHSVKELREIGIQPDVLLCRSDRELPEDERRKIALFTNVREEAVISAIDVDSIYKIPGLLHAQMLDEIICHKLNILAKPADLGVWNKLVYALEHPKHTVTIAIVGKYVDLTESYKSLSEALIHAGIHTHSQINITYIDSENIETEGTRGLSEMDAILVPGGFGKRGVEGKIMAINFARINRIPYLGICLGMQLAVVEYARNKTGMKDAHSTEFNPETPFPVIGLITEWRTRDGQIEIRDENSDIGGSMRLGGQECILKKDTLAWKTYGTDTIIERHRHRYEVNNLYIPRLEKAGLCISGFSKEENLCEMIELSDAEHPWFLGCQFHPEFTSTPRLGHALFKSYVQAAINFASKHQLSGDEKIHALCNN from the coding sequence ATGACCAAATATGTCTTTGTGACAGGCGGTGTTGTTTCCTCGCTGGGTAAAGGGATTGCAGCTGCATCTCTTGCCGCACTGCTTGAGTCGCGTGGACTTAAAGTGACTATGCTTAAATTGGATCCTTATATCAATGTGGACCCGGGTACCATGAGTCCGTTTCAGCATGGTGAAGTATTTGTAACTGAGGATGGCGCCGAAACAGATCTTGATCTGGGACATTATGAGCGTTTCATCACTACCCGTATGACTCGACATAATAACTTTACTACCGGTCAAATCTACGAAAGTGTTATTCGCAAGGAACGACGCGGTGATTATCTTGGAGGCACTGTTCAGGTTATTCCCCATATTACTGATGAAATTAAGCGCTATATTCAAGCCGGCGTGGGAGATGCGCAAATCGCGATTATTGAAATTGGCGGCACGGTCGGCGACATCGAATCGCTTCCGTTTCTGGAAGCTATCAGACAAATGGCAGTACAAAATCCGCGCTTGGACACCTGCTTCATCCATCTTACCTTATTACCTTATATCGGCTCGGCCGGTGAGCTGAAAACCAAGCCCACTCAGCATTCGGTCAAGGAGTTACGTGAAATTGGGATTCAACCGGATGTTTTGCTATGTCGTTCAGACCGTGAGCTGCCCGAGGACGAGCGCCGAAAAATAGCACTTTTTACTAATGTTCGGGAAGAAGCCGTCATATCCGCCATCGATGTGGATAGCATCTATAAAATTCCAGGTTTACTGCATGCACAGATGTTGGATGAAATTATCTGTCATAAACTGAACATTCTGGCAAAACCTGCGGATTTGGGTGTCTGGAACAAACTAGTATATGCGCTCGAGCACCCCAAACACACAGTTACTATCGCCATTGTAGGTAAATACGTTGATTTAACCGAGTCTTATAAATCATTGTCAGAGGCTTTGATTCATGCCGGTATCCATACTCACAGCCAAATTAACATCACTTACATTGATTCTGAAAATATTGAAACAGAAGGCACCAGGGGTTTGAGTGAAATGGATGCAATCCTGGTTCCTGGCGGATTTGGCAAACGTGGTGTCGAAGGTAAAATAATGGCCATCAACTTTGCCCGAATCAACCGCATACCGTACCTCGGCATTTGTTTAGGTATGCAACTGGCTGTAGTTGAGTACGCACGTAACAAAACCGGCATGAAAGATGCCCACAGCACTGAATTCAATCCGGAAACACCGTTCCCAGTTATCGGATTGATTACCGAATGGCGAACTCGGGATGGACAAATTGAAATACGCGATGAAAATTCCGATATTGGTGGGAGTATGCGATTAGGCGGACAGGAATGTATATTGAAGAAAGATACTCTCGCCTGGAAGACCTATGGCACAGATACCATTATCGAGCGTCATCGCCATCGGTATGAAGTTAATAATCTCTATATTCCTAGATTAGAAAAAGCAGGGCTCTGCATCAGCGGCTTTTCTAAAGAAGAGAATCTATGTGAAATGATAGAACTGTCTGATGCTGAACATCCCTGGTTCTTGGGTTGTCAATTTCATCCGGAATTTACTTCTACCCCACGGTTAGGGCATGCATTATTCAAATCCTATGTTCAAGCAGCAATAAATTTTGCCAGCAAACATCAACTCTCCGGAGATGAAAAAATTCATGCATTATGTAACAACTGA
- the eno gene encoding phosphopyruvate hydratase produces MSAIVEVIAREILDSRGNPTIEADVTLESGVLGRASVPSGASVGTKEAMELRDGDAQRYSGKGVLKAVKNVNTEISEALLGLDAIDQSFIDQTVIDLDGSENKSRLGANAILAVSLAVAKAAAEESGLPLYRYLGGAASMSMPVPLMNLINGGAHANNNIDMQEFMIVPLGISNFHDAIRCGAEVFGTLKKLINNKNMPTTVGDEGGFAPNLENNEAALQLIVEAIDQAGYQPGKDIAIGVDCASSEFFHDGKYHLSSDNLHLTSAQFVDYLLSWVDKYPIISIEDGMSEHDWDGWKLLTQKLGDSIQLVGDDIFVTNARILQEGIKQGIANSILIKVNQIGTLTETFAAIEMAKCAGYTAVISHRSGETEDTTIADIAVAANALQIKTGSLSRSDRLAKYNQLLRIEENLGDTVKYAGRSAFYQLK; encoded by the coding sequence ATGAGTGCAATTGTAGAAGTCATCGCCCGTGAGATTCTGGATTCTCGCGGTAATCCAACTATTGAAGCAGATGTAACGCTGGAATCGGGAGTTCTAGGCCGCGCCTCAGTTCCCTCTGGTGCATCTGTTGGAACCAAAGAGGCAATGGAACTGCGCGATGGTGATGCACAACGCTATTCAGGAAAAGGTGTTCTTAAGGCGGTGAAAAATGTTAATACCGAAATCTCCGAAGCGTTATTGGGTTTGGATGCTATTGATCAAAGTTTCATTGATCAAACTGTAATTGATTTAGACGGATCCGAAAACAAATCCAGACTTGGTGCCAACGCAATTCTGGCAGTATCGCTGGCGGTTGCCAAAGCCGCCGCCGAGGAATCAGGATTGCCGCTGTATCGTTATCTGGGTGGTGCTGCTTCAATGTCAATGCCCGTTCCGTTGATGAACTTAATTAATGGTGGCGCGCATGCCAATAATAATATCGATATGCAAGAATTCATGATTGTGCCGCTGGGAATCTCAAATTTTCATGACGCCATTCGTTGCGGTGCCGAAGTTTTTGGAACGCTCAAGAAGCTTATTAATAACAAAAATATGCCTACTACAGTGGGCGATGAGGGTGGGTTCGCACCTAACTTGGAAAACAATGAAGCAGCTTTGCAATTAATTGTAGAAGCTATTGATCAAGCAGGTTATCAACCTGGAAAAGATATTGCGATTGGTGTTGATTGTGCCAGCTCTGAATTTTTTCATGATGGCAAATACCATTTATCTTCCGATAATTTGCATCTGACGTCAGCGCAATTCGTCGATTATTTATTATCGTGGGTGGATAAATATCCTATCATCAGTATCGAGGACGGTATGAGCGAGCATGATTGGGATGGGTGGAAATTATTAACCCAGAAATTGGGTGATTCAATTCAATTGGTTGGCGATGATATCTTTGTCACCAACGCAAGAATTCTACAGGAGGGGATCAAGCAAGGCATTGCTAATTCTATCTTAATCAAGGTAAATCAGATTGGCACATTAACAGAAACATTCGCAGCCATTGAGATGGCTAAATGTGCTGGTTACACTGCAGTCATCTCACATCGCTCAGGAGAAACCGAGGACACCACCATCGCCGACATCGCAGTAGCGGCCAATGCACTACAAATCAAAACTGGCTCACTATCCAGATCTGACCGTCTTGCTAAATACAATCAACTATTACGAATTGAAGAAAATTTAGGAGATACAGTAAAATATGCCGGCCGGAGCGCGTTTTATCAGCTTAAATAA
- the ftsB gene encoding cell division protein FtsB translates to MKPLSFILLMLILAMQYSLWVGKASWLRVLQVDQEVVVARKNNLQLQARNNKLEAEVNDLKQGLEAIEERARSDLGMIKEGEVLFQIVRNAQPQTSQSYIAP, encoded by the coding sequence ATGAAGCCATTGAGTTTCATACTGCTGATGTTAATTCTCGCAATGCAATACTCATTGTGGGTTGGTAAAGCAAGCTGGTTAAGAGTTCTACAGGTAGATCAAGAAGTTGTCGTGGCACGTAAAAATAATTTACAGTTACAGGCGCGCAATAACAAGCTGGAAGCCGAAGTCAATGACTTAAAACAAGGGCTTGAAGCAATTGAAGAGCGCGCTCGAAGCGATTTGGGTATGATCAAGGAAGGGGAAGTGCTTTTCCAGATTGTCAGGAACGCACAACCTCAAACTTCCCAATCATATATCGCACCATAA
- the htpX gene encoding protease HtpX, translating to MKRIFLFLITNLAIIVVLSITLRLLGFERILDEQGAGLDINSVLLFAAVFGFGGSFMSLAMSKWTAKRFTGAQVIEIPRNAREHWLLSTVQRQAKIVGIGMPEVAIYEAPDVNAFATGMSKDAALVAVSTGLLNTMSQDEAEAVLAHEVSHIANGDMVTLALIQGVVNTFVIFLSRVIGHTIDRAVFKTQEGHGPAFWVTTIIAEIVLGVLASIIVMWFSRQREFRADAGGASLAGKGKMIAALRRLQLAHGQAHLPDQLAAFGISGSSNGLTRLFMSHPPLEERIAALEAQQPAKF from the coding sequence ATGAAAAGGATTTTTCTTTTTTTAATTACTAACTTGGCTATCATTGTTGTGCTTAGTATTACTTTACGGCTGCTGGGATTCGAAAGAATTTTGGATGAGCAGGGTGCAGGTCTGGATATTAATTCAGTATTATTGTTTGCAGCTGTATTCGGATTTGGCGGCTCCTTCATGTCGTTAGCAATGTCAAAATGGACCGCTAAACGTTTTACTGGTGCGCAAGTCATTGAAATTCCGAGGAACGCGCGAGAGCATTGGCTATTATCTACCGTACAGCGGCAGGCAAAGATTGTCGGTATTGGCATGCCAGAGGTGGCCATTTATGAAGCTCCTGATGTCAATGCTTTTGCTACAGGAATGTCAAAAGATGCCGCACTGGTTGCTGTGAGTACTGGATTATTAAATACCATGAGTCAGGATGAAGCGGAAGCGGTACTGGCTCACGAAGTCAGTCATATCGCAAATGGCGATATGGTCACATTGGCGCTAATACAAGGTGTCGTCAACACATTTGTTATCTTTCTATCACGCGTTATTGGACATACGATAGATCGTGCTGTATTTAAAACTCAAGAAGGCCACGGACCTGCTTTCTGGGTTACCACCATTATCGCTGAAATTGTTCTGGGTGTTCTGGCTAGTATCATTGTCATGTGGTTTAGTCGTCAACGCGAGTTTCGTGCCGATGCAGGTGGGGCCAGTCTGGCAGGTAAAGGAAAAATGATTGCTGCACTTCGACGATTACAACTAGCTCACGGGCAGGCCCATTTACCGGATCAGTTAGCTGCTTTTGGTATTTCTGGAAGCAGTAATGGATTAACGAGACTATTTATGTCGCATCCCCCCTTGGAGGAAAGGATCGCAGCACTTGAAGCCCAACAGCCCGCTAAATTCTGA
- a CDS encoding exosortase system-associated protein, TIGR04073 family: MGSIVKLSLVLAISFIFSSQAIASGSNFSASGERFVSGIANVATGWVELPKNVVLTGQKDGPIYGITVGLAMGLMHTVGRTLVGALDVATFWMPLKPSVNPPYIWEDFSRETSY; this comes from the coding sequence ATGGGAAGTATTGTTAAATTATCTTTGGTGCTTGCGATTTCTTTTATTTTCTCGTCTCAAGCAATTGCTTCAGGCAGTAACTTTAGTGCCTCGGGTGAGAGATTTGTAAGCGGAATTGCAAATGTGGCTACTGGGTGGGTGGAGCTGCCAAAGAATGTAGTGCTGACAGGGCAAAAAGATGGTCCGATATATGGTATTACGGTTGGATTGGCAATGGGTCTCATGCATACGGTGGGTCGAACACTTGTTGGAGCATTGGATGTGGCAACCTTCTGGATGCCATTAAAGCCTTCAGTAAATCCACCTTATATCTGGGAAGATTTTTCGAGAGAAACTTCTTATTAA
- a CDS encoding penicillin acylase family protein yields the protein MKNRSRLYLLRYIMLQTALLLGACQPAQPPTKTHDAAEILWDTWGIPHIVARRDSDAFYAFGWAQMRSHADLLLKLYAIARGRGAEFFGENYLAADRSTRLLGIPNLAEEWYAQQDTDFKKNLMAFSIGINDFARQHPELISDTVKAILPVTPQDVIAHTTRVMTVFIAGISECGAVLPGFDFSDQPAASNGWALGANYSDSGNTMLLVNPHLDWGGLETFYEAHIVLPEMNLYGAALVGSPVLQIAFNDHLGWTHTVNPMDGCDLYQLKLIGDVLDEGYWLDGVKQSFTVTTETIRIRQPDDSVASEAFLIRRARQGPIIEHEGQILAVRLALLQTPLLANMNRQWWEMGHAADLEAFQKALQGGHLPLFNVIYADVDKHIMLAFNGIIPVRDFGDTAFWRKPIIGDDSRLIWTETHSYHNLPKSIDPTSGWVQNSNGAPWYMTMPFLDKNLYSSNIAADVTNNRELRGLQMLHTHQRMSYAELITTKHSTRALVADQLLDDLLAAAHASGESSLQQAADVLSHWDRQYLAESRGALLFSVWFEKWVERTITKTIEADANYVFLPEQLLGDLFYAHPFTPSEPLISPRGLADKSLAVSALRDAVDELRASVNELDTPWGDIARLRRNGVDLPGNGSSTELGIFREIIYEKDEDGKFKSTSGDSYIAIVEFSQPIRAQVLTAYGNATQDSIFEIGNQLQLTADQKLRPAWRALEEIKENLAMRERLIPNSSINQNR from the coding sequence ATGAAAAACCGATCTCGGTTGTACTTATTACGGTACATCATGCTACAGACCGCTCTACTTCTGGGCGCCTGTCAACCTGCTCAACCCCCTACAAAAACTCATGATGCTGCGGAGATTTTGTGGGATACCTGGGGTATTCCACATATTGTTGCCCGACGAGACAGCGATGCCTTTTATGCTTTTGGCTGGGCACAAATGAGAAGTCATGCTGATTTACTGCTTAAACTCTATGCTATTGCACGCGGGCGGGGTGCCGAATTTTTTGGCGAGAATTATCTGGCTGCTGACCGCTCCACACGGCTACTCGGCATTCCGAATTTAGCCGAAGAATGGTATGCACAGCAAGATACTGATTTTAAGAAAAACTTGATGGCATTCTCTATTGGCATCAATGATTTCGCACGACAACACCCTGAGTTAATTTCCGACACCGTAAAAGCCATACTGCCGGTGACACCACAAGATGTGATTGCCCATACCACGCGAGTAATGACCGTCTTTATTGCCGGTATATCGGAATGTGGCGCAGTGTTGCCTGGCTTTGATTTTTCTGATCAACCGGCTGCTTCAAATGGTTGGGCACTAGGTGCTAATTATTCTGACAGTGGAAATACCATGCTACTGGTTAATCCACATCTCGATTGGGGAGGATTGGAAACATTTTATGAAGCTCATATCGTGTTGCCGGAGATGAATCTTTATGGTGCGGCTTTAGTGGGTTCTCCGGTATTGCAAATTGCATTTAACGATCATCTGGGCTGGACACACACTGTCAACCCCATGGATGGATGTGATCTCTATCAACTGAAATTAATCGGTGATGTGCTCGACGAGGGCTATTGGCTAGATGGAGTCAAGCAAAGCTTTACTGTCACTACTGAAACTATTCGGATTCGTCAACCGGATGATAGTGTAGCAAGCGAAGCCTTCCTAATTCGAAGAGCTCGACAAGGACCGATAATTGAACACGAAGGACAAATTTTAGCGGTACGCCTGGCGTTACTGCAAACGCCGTTACTGGCCAATATGAACCGGCAATGGTGGGAAATGGGACACGCTGCTGATTTAGAAGCATTCCAGAAAGCCTTACAAGGCGGTCATTTACCTCTGTTCAATGTAATTTATGCGGATGTAGACAAACATATAATGTTAGCCTTCAATGGTATTATTCCGGTTCGAGACTTCGGAGATACAGCTTTTTGGCGCAAACCCATAATCGGGGATGATTCACGTCTGATCTGGACAGAGACACACAGCTACCACAATCTACCAAAATCAATCGACCCCACGTCGGGCTGGGTACAAAATAGCAATGGCGCGCCCTGGTACATGACGATGCCTTTTCTCGACAAGAATCTCTATTCCTCCAACATTGCAGCGGATGTAACCAATAACCGTGAACTGCGGGGATTACAGATGCTGCATACGCATCAGCGCATGAGTTATGCAGAACTGATTACTACCAAGCATTCTACGCGCGCACTGGTAGCCGATCAATTGCTTGATGATCTGCTCGCAGCTGCGCATGCGAGTGGTGAGTCGTCATTACAGCAAGCCGCCGATGTGCTCAGCCATTGGGACCGGCAGTATTTGGCGGAAAGCCGTGGTGCATTGCTTTTTAGCGTTTGGTTCGAGAAATGGGTTGAACGAACCATTACCAAAACTATCGAAGCTGACGCGAATTATGTGTTTCTTCCCGAACAGTTGCTTGGCGATCTTTTTTATGCACACCCTTTTACGCCGTCAGAGCCATTGATATCGCCTCGCGGCTTAGCTGACAAGTCATTGGCCGTATCGGCTTTGCGCGATGCCGTGGATGAATTGCGAGCCAGTGTGAATGAGCTCGACACGCCGTGGGGAGATATTGCCCGTCTGCGTCGTAATGGAGTTGATTTGCCCGGTAACGGTTCTAGCACGGAGCTAGGTATTTTTCGTGAAATTATTTATGAGAAGGATGAAGATGGCAAATTCAAATCCACTTCTGGAGATAGTTATATTGCGATAGTTGAATTCTCACAACCTATTCGCGCCCAAGTACTAACAGCGTATGGAAATGCCACTCAGGACAGCATTTTTGAAATAGGCAACCAATTGCAATTAACTGCAGACCAGAAACTCCGACCGGCCTGGCGCGCACTGGAGGAAATTAAAGAAAATTTGGCAATGCGAGAGCGTTTAATCCCAAATTCTTCGATTAACCAAAATCGATAA
- a CDS encoding long-chain-fatty-acid--CoA ligase, which translates to MTSYPLLLKQLWHTPLANAANQEIVYRDQLRLNYRQVYDRIERFGAALAAYGLQQNDVIAVMDHDSHRYLECYFAIPMYGATLMTVNTKLTPAQIAYTLNHSRASMLLLHADFIPIIESIHAELPGIQKYIVMADETAVPQTILQFDNEYECWLADQKDGFNFSDFDENTRATTFYTTGTTGVPKGVYYTHRQLVLHTLAAGMALTAPAAQQRFHSEDVYMPLTPMFHVHAWGIPYIVTLLGIKQVYPGRYAPDMLLRLIREEQVTCSHCVPTLLKMILTAAQAAAVDLRGWKVVIGGSALPQVLARQALEMGIDCFAGYGLSETAPILTLAQLNATAQGPMTDDTLAKLCCAGRAIPLVDLQIVDEVMQSQAHDGQSSGEIVARAPWLTHGYLDNIEASAALWRGDYLHTQDIGTMDSNGYLYITDRLKDVIKVAGEWVSSLELEDALTQVIGVKEVAVIGVPDKRWGECPLALLIVDNNLFKESAAQEQVRLFVERGSIPKHALLTRFKQVKSITKTSVGKIDKKALRAEHAVAQ; encoded by the coding sequence ATGACATCATACCCCCTGTTACTGAAACAACTTTGGCATACACCGCTAGCGAATGCAGCCAATCAGGAAATTGTTTATCGCGATCAATTACGCTTGAATTACCGTCAGGTATATGATCGTATTGAACGGTTCGGTGCCGCATTGGCCGCATATGGTTTGCAGCAGAACGATGTGATTGCGGTTATGGATCACGATAGTCACCGCTATCTCGAATGCTATTTCGCGATACCGATGTATGGTGCGACATTGATGACAGTCAATACTAAACTGACACCGGCACAGATTGCCTATACCTTGAATCATTCCCGTGCCTCGATGTTGCTGCTGCATGCGGATTTCATTCCGATTATCGAGAGCATTCATGCAGAATTGCCTGGAATACAAAAGTATATTGTCATGGCGGATGAAACAGCAGTACCACAAACCATTTTGCAATTTGATAATGAATATGAATGCTGGCTGGCAGATCAAAAAGACGGTTTTAATTTTAGTGATTTTGATGAAAACACCCGGGCGACAACTTTCTATACCACAGGAACGACTGGGGTGCCTAAAGGTGTTTATTACACGCACAGGCAATTGGTATTGCATACCCTAGCAGCAGGCATGGCCTTAACTGCACCGGCAGCGCAGCAACGTTTTCATTCCGAAGATGTTTATATGCCACTGACACCGATGTTTCATGTGCATGCCTGGGGCATTCCTTACATCGTTACATTGCTTGGTATAAAGCAAGTTTACCCAGGACGGTACGCACCCGATATGTTGCTGCGATTAATCCGTGAAGAACAGGTCACATGTTCGCACTGTGTACCAACTTTATTGAAAATGATACTGACCGCGGCACAAGCAGCTGCAGTGGATCTTCGCGGCTGGAAAGTCGTTATTGGTGGATCGGCATTGCCCCAGGTACTGGCCAGACAGGCATTGGAAATGGGGATCGATTGCTTTGCCGGGTATGGTTTATCCGAAACAGCGCCTATACTTACGTTGGCGCAATTAAATGCTACTGCGCAAGGTCCGATGACAGATGATACATTGGCAAAATTATGCTGTGCCGGACGTGCAATACCCTTGGTGGATCTGCAGATCGTCGATGAAGTAATGCAGTCGCAAGCACATGATGGTCAAAGCAGCGGAGAAATTGTTGCACGCGCGCCTTGGTTAACGCACGGGTATCTCGATAATATCGAAGCCAGTGCTGCACTCTGGCGTGGCGATTATCTGCATACACAGGATATCGGCACCATGGATTCCAATGGCTATCTGTACATTACTGATCGTCTGAAAGATGTCATTAAAGTCGCTGGTGAATGGGTATCATCACTGGAATTGGAGGATGCCCTCACTCAGGTTATCGGTGTCAAGGAAGTGGCAGTTATCGGTGTTCCGGATAAGCGCTGGGGAGAATGTCCGCTGGCGTTACTGATCGTAGATAATAATCTGTTTAAAGAATCGGCTGCACAAGAACAGGTGCGTTTGTTTGTCGAGCGCGGATCAATTCCAAAGCATGCGTTACTTACGCGATTCAAGCAAGTTAAAAGTATCACTAAAACCAGTGTCGGTAAGATTGACAAGAAAGCTTTGCGCGCAGAACACGCGGTTGCACAATAA
- a CDS encoding PepSY-associated TM helix domain-containing protein, producing MKKYIESAIPAAIEQQEKQSGKSRANRQILTLLHRWAGLFLAVFLFISGLTGAIISWDHELDEWLNPQLFDRQSQGDPLPPTILADQLEAADPRILITWLPLTIEPDENLGLGVKGRIDPRTGKAFVLGFNQIALDPVSGELRGSRMWGEISLTRENFIPFLYKLHYSMHIPDAFDIELGIVLMGILAIVWSIDCFIALWISFPNFEVWRKSFAFRWRQGSYKLNFDLHRSGGVWLWGLLLILSVTAVSMNLKLEISRPIVSIFSTLTPDPFAIRTPNPHDEPIEPIIARSEIIELAHAESQKRNWSIPLGGMFYDPEYGIYGVTFHEPGQDHAEFGLGNPWLYFDGQDGSLLGEKIPGTGSAGDIFLDAQFPLHSGRILGLPGRIIISVLGLLIAMLSVTGVIIWQRKRWARAQK from the coding sequence ATGAAAAAATATATTGAATCTGCAATACCGGCTGCAATTGAACAGCAAGAAAAACAATCCGGAAAATCCAGGGCAAATCGTCAGATTCTAACGTTATTACATCGCTGGGCCGGTCTTTTCTTAGCTGTGTTCCTTTTTATCTCGGGCCTAACCGGCGCAATCATTTCATGGGATCATGAACTCGATGAATGGTTAAATCCACAATTATTCGACAGACAAAGCCAAGGGGATCCGCTGCCTCCAACGATCCTTGCGGATCAACTTGAAGCAGCAGATCCCAGAATACTCATCACATGGCTACCGCTAACTATCGAGCCTGATGAAAACTTGGGACTGGGAGTGAAAGGACGCATAGATCCGAGAACAGGTAAAGCATTTGTTTTGGGGTTCAATCAAATCGCACTGGACCCTGTGAGTGGAGAACTACGGGGCTCGCGCATGTGGGGCGAAATCTCGCTCACTCGCGAGAACTTCATTCCCTTTCTGTATAAACTGCACTATAGCATGCACATTCCGGATGCTTTTGACATTGAATTAGGCATTGTATTAATGGGTATTTTGGCAATTGTGTGGTCCATCGATTGCTTCATTGCATTATGGATTTCATTTCCCAATTTTGAGGTCTGGCGGAAATCATTTGCTTTTCGCTGGAGGCAAGGTAGTTATAAGTTGAATTTTGATCTGCACCGTTCCGGCGGGGTATGGCTATGGGGGCTATTATTGATACTTTCCGTGACAGCAGTCTCAATGAATCTTAAACTGGAAATTTCCCGACCCATCGTCTCAATCTTTTCCACACTTACCCCCGATCCCTTTGCAATACGTACTCCCAATCCACATGATGAACCAATCGAACCCATAATTGCTCGCAGCGAAATCATAGAATTAGCCCATGCGGAATCGCAAAAAAGGAATTGGAGCATTCCATTAGGAGGCATGTTTTATGATCCGGAATATGGTATTTATGGTGTTACATTTCATGAACCGGGACAAGATCATGCTGAGTTTGGCCTTGGTAATCCCTGGCTTTATTTCGACGGCCAGGATGGCTCTTTACTAGGAGAAAAAATACCTGGAACCGGGAGCGCAGGCGATATCTTTCTGGACGCTCAATTTCCGCTACACTCCGGCCGGATTCTTGGCCTGCCCGGACGCATCATAATCTCGGTGCTGGGATTACTCATTGCCATGCTTTCAGTAACAGGTGTTATTATCTGGCAAAGGAAACGCTGGGCGCGCGCTCAAAAATGA